In a single window of the Caulobacter soli genome:
- a CDS encoding NAD-dependent epimerase/dehydratase family protein — protein MTILVTGTTGLVGARLLPRLVEAGLDCRALVRSGKVAPAGANAVEGDLLDPASLVQAVTAASAIIHLAAVFRSPDTDLIWKSNLEGTRNLIAAAKAHAPKTRFIMASTSNIYNPDSPRPGREDDAADPKQAYPASKLAAETELRESGLTWSIQRFGFVYGDRDGHLEALPQHVTNGMMHPAQKMSLIHHRDIANAMSLALTGAMDGRIVNIVDEAPTSLYELLALVGETMEPSSEPLANPWRLHVDGALARGLGFRPTVRTVYQAAQEKLM, from the coding sequence ATGACAATCCTGGTGACCGGGACGACCGGTCTTGTGGGCGCGCGCCTCCTGCCGCGCCTCGTGGAAGCCGGCCTGGATTGCCGCGCGCTCGTGCGCAGTGGGAAAGTGGCGCCCGCCGGGGCGAATGCTGTCGAGGGCGATCTTCTTGATCCCGCGTCACTCGTCCAGGCGGTGACCGCCGCCTCGGCGATCATCCACCTCGCCGCGGTGTTCCGATCGCCCGACACGGATTTGATCTGGAAGAGCAATCTTGAAGGCACGCGCAACCTCATTGCCGCGGCAAAGGCCCACGCGCCCAAGACGCGCTTCATCATGGCCAGCACCAGCAACATCTACAACCCGGACAGCCCGCGCCCCGGCCGCGAGGACGACGCCGCCGACCCGAAACAGGCCTATCCGGCCAGCAAACTCGCGGCCGAGACAGAATTGCGCGAAAGCGGGCTGACTTGGTCGATCCAGCGGTTCGGCTTCGTCTATGGCGACAGGGACGGGCATCTGGAGGCGCTGCCCCAGCATGTGACGAACGGCATGATGCATCCAGCCCAAAAGATGAGCCTGATCCACCATCGCGACATCGCCAACGCGATGAGCCTGGCTCTGACCGGAGCGATGGACGGGCGCATCGTCAATATCGTCGATGAAGCGCCGACCTCGCTCTATGAGCTGCTCGCACTTGTCGGCGAGACGATGGAGCCTTCCTCCGAGCCGCTAGCCAACCCCTGGCGCCTCCATGTCGATGGCGCGCTTGCGCGCGGTCTCGGCTTTCGGCCGACTGTGCGCACCGTCTATCAGGCCGCGCAGGAAAAGCTGATGTGA
- a CDS encoding MarR family winged helix-turn-helix transcriptional regulator, giving the protein MANNLNDARHDTVGAWAKRCYFAGRAIIDDTLRRHGLGATQWYVLHQLAQDGPTLQRELVRMLQVERATASIVIGALVRKNLVEQIPDRVDQRQKLLRITPSGQALWDDLPDLTFIHKAAFDGLDDADVAVAIRVLRTATERLDKLSRKETDA; this is encoded by the coding sequence ATGGCTAACAATCTTAACGACGCTCGGCATGATACGGTCGGAGCATGGGCCAAGCGATGCTACTTCGCGGGCCGCGCGATCATTGACGATACCCTCCGTCGCCACGGGCTGGGGGCCACGCAATGGTACGTGCTGCATCAGTTGGCCCAGGATGGGCCGACCCTGCAGCGAGAGCTGGTCAGGATGCTTCAAGTCGAACGAGCGACGGCGAGCATCGTCATCGGGGCGCTGGTGCGAAAAAACCTCGTGGAGCAGATTCCCGACCGCGTCGACCAACGCCAGAAGCTCCTTCGGATCACGCCGTCCGGTCAGGCGCTGTGGGACGACCTGCCAGATTTAACCTTCATCCATAAGGCGGCGTTCGACGGCCTCGACGACGCTGATGTCGCCGTCGCGATCAGGGTGCTTCGGACCGCTACCGAGCGGCTCGACAAGCTTTCACGGAAGGAAACGGACGCATGA
- a CDS encoding DUF1489 family protein, protein MPLHIIKLVVGCDNIDELVAWHAEADRPWIMHTRMTPKRVDEVLDGGSLYRVMKGQILCRQTILKIDTVGEGQASRCEVTVDPTIVRVAPTPRRPFQGWRYLKHEDIPPDLTEAEAAEMPADLARQLRELGAW, encoded by the coding sequence ATGCCTCTTCACATCATCAAGCTGGTCGTCGGTTGCGACAACATCGACGAACTCGTCGCCTGGCACGCCGAGGCCGATCGTCCGTGGATCATGCACACCCGCATGACCCCCAAGCGCGTCGACGAGGTGCTGGACGGCGGCTCGCTGTACCGGGTGATGAAGGGCCAGATCCTGTGCCGCCAGACGATCCTGAAGATCGACACGGTGGGCGAGGGGCAGGCCTCGCGCTGCGAGGTGACCGTCGATCCCACCATCGTCCGCGTCGCCCCCACGCCCCGGCGGCCGTTCCAGGGCTGGCGCTATCTGAAGCACGAAGACATCCCGCCGGACCTGACCGAGGCCGAAGCCGCCGAGATGCCGGCCGACCTGGCGCGCCAGCTGCGGGAGCTGGGGGCCTGGTAG
- a CDS encoding acetyl-CoA carboxylase biotin carboxylase subunit: MISSVLIANRGEIARRIIRTARELGVRTIAVYSEADAEAPFVMEADVAILIGPSPARESYLVPEKILAAARQTGAEAIHPGYGFLSENADFAQAVIDAGLVWIGPPPSAIRAMGLKDAAKKVMIEAGVPTTPGYLGEDQSVERLAAEAGKIGFPVLIKAVAGGGGKGMRKVDKAADFADLLASCQREASASFGDDRVLLEKYVTRPRHIEVQVFGDSHGNVVHLFERDCSLQRRHQKVIEEAPAPGMDEATRAAVCGAAVKAAQAVGYVGAGTVEFIADASEGLRADRIWFMEMNTRLQVEHPVTEMVTGQDLVEWQLLVASGEPLPLEQDEITLDGWAMEARLYAENPTTGFLPSTGPLTHFRLPEGDVRVDSAVEEGGEVTPFYDPMIAKLIAHGIDREDAAMRLAEACRLVEVYPVKTNAAFLARCASHPDFVDGAIDTGFIEARLDELTEREFSDAPTLAAIGHRLEAFMEADQPRADVWASAPSRLLGFRMNAPRAAMDLPLSVDGKVMPLRVALAGGAGDDWSWDITVEDGRPLDDVDVLPGTFGGDPLYVFEGGDVREFDFTPKVGAAHVAASDGAILSPMPGKIVSVAVTAGQSVSRGQTLLTLEAMKMEHALAAPFDGVVAELSAVAGGQVSEGVVLAKLEPALAVAS, encoded by the coding sequence GAAGATCCTGGCCGCCGCCCGCCAGACCGGGGCCGAGGCGATCCATCCCGGCTACGGCTTCCTGTCGGAGAACGCCGACTTCGCCCAGGCGGTCATCGACGCGGGTCTGGTCTGGATCGGGCCGCCGCCCTCGGCGATCCGCGCCATGGGCCTGAAGGACGCGGCCAAGAAGGTGATGATCGAAGCCGGAGTTCCCACCACGCCCGGCTATCTGGGCGAGGACCAGTCGGTCGAACGGCTGGCGGCCGAAGCGGGCAAGATCGGCTTCCCCGTGCTGATCAAGGCCGTGGCCGGCGGCGGCGGCAAGGGCATGCGCAAGGTCGACAAGGCCGCCGATTTCGCCGATCTGCTGGCCTCGTGCCAGCGCGAGGCCTCGGCCAGCTTCGGCGACGACCGGGTGCTGCTGGAAAAGTACGTCACCCGTCCGCGTCACATCGAGGTGCAGGTGTTCGGCGACAGCCACGGCAATGTCGTCCACCTGTTCGAGCGCGACTGCTCGCTGCAGCGCCGCCACCAGAAGGTCATCGAGGAGGCTCCGGCCCCCGGCATGGACGAGGCCACGCGCGCCGCCGTCTGCGGGGCGGCGGTCAAGGCCGCCCAGGCCGTGGGCTATGTCGGGGCCGGCACGGTGGAGTTCATCGCCGACGCCAGCGAAGGCCTGCGCGCCGACCGCATCTGGTTCATGGAAATGAACACCCGCCTGCAGGTCGAGCACCCGGTCACCGAGATGGTCACCGGCCAGGACCTGGTCGAGTGGCAGCTGCTGGTCGCCTCGGGCGAGCCGTTGCCGCTGGAGCAGGACGAGATCACGCTGGACGGCTGGGCCATGGAGGCGCGCCTCTACGCCGAGAACCCGACCACGGGCTTCCTGCCGTCCACCGGGCCCCTGACTCACTTCCGCCTGCCGGAAGGCGACGTGCGGGTCGACAGCGCGGTGGAGGAGGGCGGCGAGGTCACCCCGTTCTACGACCCGATGATCGCCAAGCTGATCGCCCACGGGATTGACCGCGAGGACGCCGCCATGCGCCTGGCCGAGGCTTGCCGCCTGGTCGAAGTGTATCCGGTCAAGACCAACGCCGCCTTCCTGGCCAGGTGCGCCAGCCATCCCGACTTCGTCGACGGCGCCATCGACACCGGCTTCATCGAAGCGCGGCTCGACGAGCTGACGGAGCGCGAGTTCTCAGACGCCCCGACCCTGGCCGCGATCGGCCACCGCCTGGAGGCCTTCATGGAGGCCGACCAGCCCCGCGCCGACGTCTGGGCCAGCGCCCCGTCGCGGCTGCTGGGCTTCCGAATGAACGCGCCCCGGGCGGCGATGGACCTGCCGCTGTCGGTGGACGGCAAGGTCATGCCGCTGCGCGTGGCCCTGGCGGGGGGCGCGGGTGACGACTGGTCGTGGGACATCACGGTCGAGGACGGTCGGCCGCTGGATGATGTCGACGTGCTGCCCGGCACCTTCGGCGGCGATCCGCTGTACGTGTTCGAAGGCGGCGACGTCCGCGAGTTCGACTTCACGCCCAAGGTCGGCGCGGCCCATGTCGCGGCTTCGGACGGCGCGATCCTTTCGCCGATGCCGGGCAAGATCGTTTCCGTCGCCGTCACGGCCGGCCAGAGCGTCAGCAGGGGCCAGACCTTGCTGACCCTGGAAGCCATGAAGATGGAGCACGCCCTGGCCGCGCCGTTCGACGGCGTGGTGGCCGAGCTGTCGGCCGTCGCCGGCGGCCAGGTCAGCGAAGGCGTCGTGCTGGCGAAACTGGAGCCGGCGCTGGCCGTCGCGTCCTAG